From Solanum stenotomum isolate F172 chromosome 2, ASM1918654v1, whole genome shotgun sequence:
TCATCAAACAATTTCATTCCCTCCTCCACCATTCCTGCATGGTTACAAGCACAGATTGCAGCTAAGTAACTCACACTATCTGGGTCAATCCCAGCTTGGCTCATTCTTTCAATAAGCTCAAGTGCTTGCTCTCCATCGCCATACATCGCGAGTGCCATAATCATTGTATTCCACGTGACACGAGTCCTCAAGCATTTCATTTCATTGAAAACTTCATAAGCTCTTCCAACAAGACCACATTTCGCATACATATCAATAACCGCATTACAAACAATCACTTTGCAATCAAGATTCTTACTTTtgatatactcgtgaacaagttccCCTTCTTTATTCGCCCCCAACTGCGAACAAGCAGAGAGAGCACCAAGCACAGTAACCTCATTTGGTTCCATATTCTCCTCtctcattttcttaaaaagcaACAAAGCTTCCGTGGGTCGATTCCCTTGAGCTAACCCAGCAATTAACGCATTCCAACTCGCAATATCTCTAACACCCATTTCGTCAAACACCTTGTATGCATAATCCAAATCACTACATTTCGAGTACGCATCCAGTAAAGTTGTACGCAACAGGACATCTGCAGCAAACCCAAATCGAATCACATGGGCATGAAGTTGTGGGGTTTCGGAACGGGCCAATGCACGGGCacatgctttgagagtgaaagAGCAGGTGAGAGCATCAGGCTTACAAAGGGAACGACACATTGAGACATAAAAAGTGAGAGCATCAATGGGGTTGTGGCTTTGGGCAAGGCCGCGAATAATGGCGTTCCATTCATTCTTGTATGGGGAAGTGATGTGGCGGAAGATATGTGTGGCGTAAGGGAGGTTTCCGGCGGAAGAGACGGCGCAGAAATCCAAGAATTTGGCGCGGCAAGTGTAGAATTGAAAATTGCCTGTGATAATAAGATGGGCTTGGAGTTGTTTGAGTTTGGAGAAACAAGTGCATTTTGACAATAACGAATCAACGTAGGCCATAGTCCACACTAATGTTGCTTGGGGGCACTTTTAAATGGGAACACTTAGGGTGTCTCGGTGTAATCGGTAAAGTTACGAGAATGTCATGAATTTGAGTTATCGAAATAATTTTTTGCAGatatataagataatattatGTACGCCCTCTGTCTCTAACCATAGTTGTacactatactattttggaatATTCAATAATACTTGTCCAATCTATGAGATCAATGattaattttacacttagttcttaatttacccttatcattaattatagtcatttctctattacatttttcaagacattgcatttattatattcaaagggtgatatagtaaaaataccttctatttatagtttcttaagaagtgtgcaAAATCAATAGTGAACAAGTATTATTGAACGGTGTGAGTACAATAGAATTTTGTGATCCAACCTTGAATCTACACATAAAGGAATTTAGTGTACTGATTGCAAACAAAGAGTCATTTGGTGTCAACACAAGTTATGTTTGGGTtagttatgatgaaattaattattctgatattattttttattaacgatttgatttgttgtattaaaaataatatgtattacataatttttaagaaagGTAGTTTCTGTCACCTTATTTAGTAGAAAAAGGA
This genomic window contains:
- the LOC125854364 gene encoding pentatricopeptide repeat-containing protein At1g34160 is translated as MAYVDSLLSKCTCFSKLKQLQAHLIITGNFQFYTCRAKFLDFCAVSSAGNLPYATHIFRHITSPYKNEWNAIIRGLAQSHNPIDALTFYVSMCRSLCKPDALTCSFTLKACARALARSETPQLHAHVIRFGFAADVLLRTTLLDAYSKCSDLDYAYKVFDEMGVRDIASWNALIAGLAQGNRPTEALLLFKKMREENMEPNEVTVLGALSACSQLGANKEGELVHEYIKSKNLDCKVIVCNAVIDMYAKCGLVGRAYEVFNEMKCLRTRVTWNTMIMALAMYGDGEQALELIERMSQAGIDPDSVSYLAAICACNHAGMVEEGMKLFDDMDRCGVSKNVKHYGSMVDLLGRAGRLDEAYEIVQSMSTVPDVVLWQTLLGASKTYSNVEMAEIASKKLVEMGSNHCGDFVLLSNLYAAQGRWHDVRRVREAMKGQDVKKVPGFSYIEVGGTIYKFMNGDKNHPKWNEIYWKLDEVSLRIREYGYVAETNYVFHDIGPEEKENALCYHSEKLAVAFGLISTPDRTCINVNKNLRICGDCHVVIKLISKIYEREIIVRDRTRFHRFKDGACSCKEYW